In Solanum pennellii chromosome 3, SPENNV200, a single window of DNA contains:
- the LOC107015394 gene encoding protein SPIRAL1-like 1 has product MGRGVSSGGGQSSLGYLFGDGEPPKATNNKVEAPQNQGPTTSDPQKPTATAPAPNVNKQIPAGIQGRNSNNYFRADGQNTGNFLTDRPSTKVHAAPGGGSSLGYLFGDGKN; this is encoded by the exons ATGGGTCGTGGAGTCAGCAGTGGTGGAGGACAGAGTTCCCTAGGTTACCTCTTTGGAGATGGTGAGCCTCCAAAGGCTACTAACAACAAGGTAGAAGCTCCACAAAATCAAGGACCTACTACAAGCGATCCACAGAAGCCTACTGCAACTGCACCAGCTCCAAATGTTAATAAGCAGATTCCAGCTGGCATCCAGGGGCGCAATTCCAATAACTATTTCCGTGCAGATGGACAGAACACCGGGAATTTCCTCACG GATCGCCCATCTACCAAAGTGCATGCAGCACCAGGTGGTGGATCTTCCCTTGGTTACCTGTTTGGCGATGGCAAGAACTAG